From a region of the Agromyces ramosus genome:
- a CDS encoding LacI family DNA-binding transcriptional regulator: MQQPDLASRPTLADVAAKAGVSASTASLAFSGSGPVSDATRERVRAAAVELGYAGPDPRARSLRRGRSGIVGVVLEERIRAAFLDPVKIQMLDGITEGIAPLGAGLLLLTDTGEEGGNAVGIESAPVDAVVLIGCSPRLGVSIEALRRRGIPAVAIEGVTGEDIPEISIDNLQATRRGADYLRQLGHTEVAIVTLPFDAERTRGPITSELLDASTADTASQRLAGAREVFPNATGRVAGASSIEEGLEAARALLADPATRPTAIIAQSDLLAAGVIQAAEELGIRVPGELSVLGFDGIRVDGLQHDLTTLVQPSVAKGRAAGEAIVRMLSGEPPESRCFTSTLHVGDTTAPPPER, encoded by the coding sequence ATGCAGCAGCCCGATCTCGCCTCGCGACCCACGCTCGCGGATGTCGCCGCGAAAGCCGGCGTCTCCGCGTCGACGGCGTCGCTCGCCTTCAGCGGTTCCGGACCGGTTTCGGATGCCACGCGAGAGCGCGTGCGCGCCGCCGCCGTCGAGCTCGGCTACGCGGGCCCCGACCCTCGTGCCAGGTCGCTTCGCCGCGGCCGGTCGGGCATCGTCGGCGTGGTGCTCGAGGAGCGCATCCGCGCGGCGTTCCTCGACCCCGTGAAGATCCAGATGCTCGACGGCATCACCGAGGGCATCGCGCCGCTCGGCGCCGGACTGCTGCTGCTCACCGATACGGGCGAAGAGGGCGGCAACGCCGTCGGCATCGAGAGCGCGCCCGTCGACGCGGTCGTGCTCATCGGCTGCAGCCCGCGCCTCGGCGTCTCGATCGAGGCGCTCCGCCGTCGCGGCATCCCGGCGGTCGCCATCGAGGGCGTCACCGGCGAGGACATCCCCGAGATCTCGATCGACAACCTGCAGGCGACCCGGCGGGGCGCCGACTACCTGCGTCAGCTCGGCCACACCGAGGTCGCGATCGTCACGCTGCCCTTCGACGCCGAGCGCACGCGCGGGCCGATCACGTCCGAGCTCCTCGACGCGAGCACCGCCGACACCGCGAGCCAGCGACTCGCCGGAGCCCGTGAGGTCTTCCCGAACGCGACCGGACGCGTCGCCGGCGCGAGCTCTATCGAAGAGGGCCTCGAGGCGGCGCGTGCGCTGCTCGCCGACCCCGCGACCCGGCCCACGGCGATCATCGCGCAGAGCGACCTCCTCGCCGCCGGCGTCATCCAGGCGGCTGAAGAGCTGGGCATCCGCGTGCCCGGCGAGCTCAGCGTGCTCGGGTTCGACGGCATCCGCGTCGACGGACTGCAGCACGACCTCACGACCCTCGTGCAGCCGTCGGTCGCGAAGGGCCGCGCCGCGGGCGAGGCGATCGTGCGGATGCTCTCGGGCGAGCCGCCCGAGTCGCGGTGCTTCACGAGCACCCTGCACGTGGGCGACACGACGGCGCCGCCGCCCGAGCGGTGA
- a CDS encoding MATE family efflux transporter: MSADITTPRSVDRDILRLAVPALGALIAEPLFLLADTAMVGHLGATPLAGLGLASAVLQTIIGLMVFLAYATTPAVARRVGLGDERGAVASGIDGLWLALGLGTVLAVAGWWAAPMLVGAFGASAAVTAEASVYLSISMAGLPAMLVVFAATGLLRGLQDTRTPLWVAGIGFAVNIALNYVFIYVAGWGIAGSAVGTVIAQWGMVLVYLVVIARHAARVGASPWPHHAGVLRGATSGGWLFLRTVSLRLALLLATWAATSLGSDELAAFQVAMTIYFTIGFALDALAIAAQALVGRGLGAGDLAAVRAVLRRCLQWGVGSGAVVGAVLIASAWVLPGLFTSSAEVAALLPPTLVVLGLSAPLGGLVFVLDGVLIGAGDARYLAWTGLVNLAAFVPLALGVVAVAPAGAAGPAWLMAAFAIGYLAARAVTLALRARGSAWMVVGAGR; the protein is encoded by the coding sequence ATGAGCGCTGACATCACGACCCCACGATCCGTCGACCGCGACATCCTGCGCCTCGCCGTGCCTGCGCTCGGCGCGCTCATCGCCGAACCGCTGTTCCTGCTCGCCGACACGGCGATGGTCGGGCACCTTGGAGCCACGCCGCTCGCCGGCCTCGGGCTCGCGAGCGCGGTGCTGCAGACGATCATCGGGCTCATGGTGTTCCTCGCCTACGCGACCACGCCCGCGGTGGCGCGGCGCGTCGGCCTCGGCGACGAACGCGGGGCCGTGGCGTCGGGCATCGACGGCCTCTGGCTCGCGCTCGGGCTCGGCACCGTGCTCGCGGTGGCCGGGTGGTGGGCCGCGCCCATGCTGGTGGGCGCGTTCGGGGCGAGCGCCGCAGTGACGGCCGAGGCATCCGTGTACCTGTCGATCTCGATGGCGGGGCTGCCGGCCATGCTCGTCGTGTTCGCGGCGACCGGCCTCCTGCGCGGCCTGCAGGACACGCGTACCCCGCTCTGGGTCGCGGGCATCGGCTTCGCCGTGAACATCGCGCTGAACTACGTGTTCATCTATGTCGCCGGCTGGGGCATCGCGGGCTCGGCCGTCGGCACCGTGATCGCGCAGTGGGGCATGGTCCTCGTGTACCTCGTGGTGATCGCGCGGCATGCTGCGCGGGTCGGCGCGAGCCCGTGGCCGCACCACGCCGGCGTGCTGCGCGGGGCGACGTCGGGCGGCTGGCTGTTCCTGCGCACCGTGAGTCTGCGACTCGCCCTGCTGCTCGCGACGTGGGCGGCGACCTCGCTCGGCTCCGATGAGCTCGCCGCGTTCCAGGTCGCGATGACCATCTACTTCACGATCGGGTTCGCCCTCGACGCCCTCGCGATCGCCGCCCAGGCGCTCGTCGGGCGCGGCCTCGGCGCGGGCGATCTCGCCGCCGTGCGAGCGGTTCTGCGGCGGTGCCTGCAGTGGGGCGTCGGCAGCGGCGCGGTCGTGGGCGCAGTGCTCATCGCCTCGGCGTGGGTGCTGCCCGGGCTCTTCACGAGCTCGGCCGAGGTGGCGGCGCTGCTGCCGCCGACACTCGTCGTGCTCGGCCTCTCGGCTCCGCTCGGCGGACTCGTGTTCGTGCTCGACGGCGTGCTCATCGGCGCCGGCGACGCGCGCTACCTCGCCTGGACCGGACTCGTGAACCTCGCAGCGTTCGTGCCGCTCGCGCTCGGCGTGGTCGCGGTCGCCCCCGCCGGCGCCGCCGGGCCCGCATGGCTGATGGCGGCGTTCGCCATCGGGTACCTCGCGGCGCGGGCGGTCACCCTTGCACTGCGGGCCCGCGGTTCGGCGTGGATGGTCGTGGGCGCCGGGCGCTGA
- a CDS encoding M13 family metallopeptidase: MTDVTLPSGIAQDELDAGIRPQDDLFRHVNGKWIERTDIPSDKARYGSFLVLHEEAEQAVREIIEEAQTAEPGTEARKVGDLYASFMNEQHANLLGATPIAGQLVEVSLIASIDTLLETLGRLERQGVSGFAQLYVDNDPGDPERYLVFVEQGGIGLPDESYFREERFASVRTAYNAHLERMFTLAQLDDPADRAVRVFDLETDIAKAHWNNVQTRDSEKTYNLFEWADAAAAASVDLQVWRDAMGVPAGAFDELVLREPSFIEGLGALLTEERLPAWKDWLAWQVIRSSAAYLSDDFVEANFDFYGRTLTGTPQLRERWKRGVSLVEGAMGEAVGHIYVERHFPPTAKAAMDDLVANLVEAYRQSITALDWMGDATRAKALDKLAKFTPKIGFPVKWRDYSALEIGDELVANVRATAEFEFNRELGKIGKPIDRDEWFMTPQTINAYYNPGFNEIVFPAAILQYPFFTADRDAAANYGAIGAVIGHEIGHGFDDQGSKYDGDGRLTDWWTEADRAAFEERTKALIDQYDALKPAQLDGDDHHVNGALTIGENIGDLGGLAIAWRAYVLSLDGAEPPVIDGLTGAQRFFLSWAQAWQMKGRDEEVVRLLAIDPHSPNEFRCNQIVRNIDEFYTGFGVTADDALWLDPAERVTIW; encoded by the coding sequence ATGACCGACGTCACACTGCCCTCCGGAATCGCGCAGGACGAGCTCGATGCGGGCATCAGGCCGCAAGACGACCTCTTCCGCCACGTCAACGGCAAGTGGATCGAGCGCACCGACATCCCGTCCGACAAGGCGCGCTACGGCTCCTTCCTCGTGCTGCACGAAGAGGCCGAGCAGGCCGTGCGCGAGATCATCGAAGAGGCGCAGACCGCCGAGCCCGGCACCGAGGCCCGCAAGGTCGGCGACCTCTACGCGAGCTTCATGAACGAGCAGCACGCGAACCTGCTCGGCGCGACGCCCATCGCGGGCCAGCTCGTCGAGGTCTCGCTCATCGCCTCGATCGACACCCTGCTCGAGACCCTGGGGCGCCTCGAGCGTCAGGGCGTCTCGGGCTTCGCGCAGCTCTACGTCGACAACGACCCGGGCGACCCCGAGCGCTACCTCGTCTTCGTCGAGCAGGGCGGCATCGGCCTGCCCGACGAGAGCTACTTCCGCGAAGAGCGCTTCGCGAGCGTGCGCACCGCCTACAACGCACATCTCGAGCGCATGTTCACCCTCGCCCAGCTCGACGACCCGGCCGACCGCGCCGTGCGCGTCTTCGACCTCGAGACCGACATCGCCAAGGCGCACTGGAACAATGTCCAGACGCGCGACAGCGAGAAGACGTACAACCTGTTCGAGTGGGCGGATGCCGCCGCCGCGGCATCCGTCGACCTGCAGGTGTGGCGCGACGCCATGGGCGTGCCCGCGGGTGCATTCGACGAGCTCGTGCTTCGCGAGCCGAGCTTCATCGAGGGGCTCGGCGCCCTCCTCACCGAGGAGCGCCTGCCCGCCTGGAAGGACTGGCTCGCCTGGCAGGTCATCCGCTCGAGCGCCGCCTACCTCTCCGACGACTTCGTCGAGGCGAACTTCGACTTCTACGGCCGCACGCTCACCGGCACCCCGCAGCTGCGGGAGCGGTGGAAGCGCGGCGTCTCGCTCGTCGAGGGCGCCATGGGCGAGGCGGTGGGCCACATCTACGTCGAGCGGCACTTCCCGCCCACCGCGAAGGCCGCGATGGACGACCTCGTCGCGAACCTCGTCGAGGCGTACCGGCAGTCGATCACCGCACTCGACTGGATGGGCGACGCGACGCGCGCGAAGGCCCTCGACAAGCTCGCGAAGTTCACGCCGAAGATCGGCTTCCCCGTGAAGTGGCGCGACTACTCCGCCCTCGAGATCGGAGACGAGCTCGTCGCCAACGTGCGCGCGACCGCGGAGTTCGAGTTCAACCGCGAGCTCGGCAAGATCGGCAAGCCGATCGACCGCGACGAATGGTTCATGACCCCGCAGACGATCAACGCGTACTACAACCCCGGCTTCAACGAGATCGTGTTCCCCGCGGCGATCCTGCAGTACCCCTTCTTCACCGCCGATCGGGACGCCGCAGCGAACTACGGCGCGATCGGCGCCGTCATCGGGCACGAGATCGGCCACGGGTTCGACGACCAGGGTTCGAAGTACGACGGCGACGGACGCCTCACCGACTGGTGGACCGAGGCCGACCGAGCCGCGTTCGAGGAGCGCACCAAGGCGCTCATCGACCAGTACGACGCGTTGAAGCCGGCGCAGCTCGACGGCGACGACCACCATGTGAACGGCGCCCTCACGATCGGTGAGAACATCGGCGACCTCGGCGGACTCGCCATCGCGTGGCGGGCCTACGTGCTGTCGCTCGACGGCGCCGAGCCGCCCGTCATCGATGGGCTCACGGGCGCGCAGCGCTTCTTCCTCTCGTGGGCGCAGGCGTGGCAGATGAAGGGTCGCGACGAGGAGGTCGTGCGCCTGCTCGCGATCGATCCGCACTCGCCGAACGAGTTCCGCTGCAACCAGATCGTGCGGAACATCGACGAGTTCTACACTGGCTTCGGAGTGACCGCCGATGACGCCCTCTGGCTCGATCCCGCCGAGCGGGTGACGATCTGGTAG
- a CDS encoding serine hydrolase → MTSSQGSERRARHASFRRGKHRTEEPPENFARGFNALGDLALAGVQVSARATDLATGKVLFSVDDHVVMPTASIGKVLLLVEVASRLVGSSAEAFTVLDRAPRDSVGDSGIWQHMQSPSLPLADLAALIGATSDNLATNVLIRYVGLEAVRARTEALGLTRTALLDLVRDHRGPDDAPQLSIGSAKELTWLFASLARGEVVSPEVSQRVVGWLSLNADLSMVASAFGLDPLAHRMPDHSVLLMNKTGTDGGVRSEVGVLRGPRASVSYAVSMYYADTMLSSRLAVLDGMRQVGLDLLEYVH, encoded by the coding sequence GTGACGTCGTCGCAGGGTTCCGAGCGACGAGCGCGGCATGCCAGTTTCCGGCGCGGCAAGCACCGCACCGAAGAGCCGCCCGAGAACTTCGCGAGGGGCTTCAACGCGCTCGGCGACCTCGCGCTCGCCGGGGTGCAGGTCTCGGCCAGGGCGACCGATCTCGCCACGGGCAAGGTGCTCTTCTCGGTCGACGACCACGTGGTGATGCCCACGGCGTCGATCGGCAAGGTCCTGCTGCTCGTCGAGGTGGCCTCGCGCCTCGTCGGCTCGAGCGCCGAGGCGTTCACCGTGCTCGACCGCGCCCCGCGCGACTCGGTCGGCGACTCCGGCATCTGGCAGCACATGCAGTCGCCGTCGCTGCCGCTCGCCGACCTCGCGGCCCTCATCGGCGCCACGAGCGACAACCTCGCCACCAACGTGCTCATCCGCTACGTCGGCCTCGAAGCGGTGCGCGCCCGCACCGAGGCGCTCGGCCTCACGCGCACCGCGCTGCTCGACCTCGTGCGCGACCACCGCGGCCCCGACGACGCGCCGCAGCTCTCGATCGGCTCCGCGAAAGAGCTGACGTGGCTGTTCGCCTCGCTCGCCCGCGGCGAGGTCGTGAGCCCCGAGGTCTCGCAGCGCGTCGTGGGCTGGCTCTCGCTCAACGCCGACCTCTCCATGGTCGCGAGCGCGTTCGGGCTCGACCCGCTCGCGCACCGCATGCCCGACCACAGCGTGCTGCTCATGAACAAGACCGGCACCGACGGCGGTGTTCGCAGCGAGGTCGGCGTGCTCCGCGGCCCTCGCGCGAGCGTGTCCTACGCGGTGTCGATGTACTACGCCGACACGATGCTGTCGTCGCGCCTCGCAGTGCTCGACGGCATGCGCCAGGTCGGGCTCGACCTGCTGGAGTACGTGCACTGA